The following coding sequences are from one Ruminococcus flavefaciens AE3010 window:
- a CDS encoding D-alanyl-D-alanine carboxypeptidase family protein: MDNNRYDRYESHRPRKRVSRKTLRNRRLAALFIIALIVLIFVILIAKGCSKSDKKSKSSKVTSNTTITTTSTTTDPAITTTAPTTTTLADPVNKSDFKLDKTSVYIAVGEQDTPMVQAYPEGTYESDERWSSGDPSIATVDSYGHIKGISKGVCYVTLRSAADPKQEVMIKVTVRGDDTDDTSTPQSNKAEAPEPPVYDTEGLTYIEGVLIANKSYSLPASFAPGLEPLCYTQFQALSGAAAKEGLSIWIGSGYRSYHDQEIIYDNYVKEDGKDAADTYSARPGYSEHQTGLVIDCNTIDDAFGYTPEAAWLAEHAHEYGFIIRYPQGKEEYTGYKYEPWHIRYVGSKLATKLHKSGQCLEEYLNIKSEYKSS, translated from the coding sequence ATGGACAACAACAGATATGATAGATATGAATCCCACCGTCCCCGCAAGAGAGTATCCCGCAAGACACTGAGAAACAGACGTCTTGCAGCTCTTTTCATCATAGCACTGATCGTACTTATTTTCGTGATACTTATTGCGAAAGGCTGCTCCAAGAGCGACAAGAAAAGCAAATCAAGCAAGGTAACTTCAAATACTACCATTACAACTACATCGACCACTACGGATCCCGCTATCACCACAACAGCTCCGACTACCACAACGCTGGCAGATCCTGTAAACAAGAGCGACTTCAAGCTTGACAAGACAAGCGTTTACATTGCGGTGGGCGAGCAGGATACACCTATGGTACAGGCTTATCCCGAGGGAACCTACGAATCCGACGAGCGCTGGTCATCAGGCGATCCGAGCATTGCTACAGTTGACAGCTACGGACATATCAAGGGTATCTCCAAGGGAGTATGCTACGTAACTCTCAGATCAGCGGCTGACCCGAAGCAGGAAGTTATGATAAAGGTAACTGTCCGCGGCGACGATACTGACGATACATCAACGCCTCAGTCCAACAAGGCTGAGGCTCCAGAGCCCCCTGTGTACGATACAGAGGGGCTTACTTATATAGAAGGGGTATTGATAGCGAACAAGTCCTACAGTCTGCCTGCGAGCTTTGCTCCGGGGCTTGAACCTCTCTGTTATACCCAGTTTCAAGCCCTTTCCGGTGCGGCAGCCAAGGAAGGGCTTAGCATTTGGATAGGCTCGGGCTACCGCTCCTATCACGATCAGGAGATAATCTACGACAACTACGTAAAAGAGGACGGCAAGGATGCGGCTGATACCTATTCCGCACGTCCCGGGTACTCCGAGCACCAGACAGGACTTGTCATAGACTGCAATACCATTGACGACGCTTTCGGCTATACTCCCGAAGCTGCATGGCTTGCGGAGCATGCCCACGAGTACGGCTTCATAATCCGCTACCCGCAGGGCAAGGAGGAGTATACAGGCTACAAGTACGAGCCGTGGCATATCAGATATGTGGGCTCAAAGCTGGCAACAAAGCTCCACAAGAGCGGACAGTGCCTTGAGGAATATCTGAACATCAAATCCGAATATAAATCTTCATGA
- a CDS encoding RsmE family RNA methyltransferase, whose amino-acid sequence MPRFFTNEIDENNIVLTGSDANHIGRSLRMRVGEAVTVCCSGVDYCCTIGSITADSVYLDLVEKHRCAAEPNVEVTLFQAVPKLDKLEYIIQKSVELGVSRIVPVLTRRCISRPDEKDFAKKKLPRLNKIAEEAAKQSGRGLIPEVTPMVDLREAIEMMKQLDRTVLLYEEEGGCSFGDVELSGVRTVGLFIGSEGGFDREEAEMAVNSGAKQVWLGKRILRCETAPITALSILMFLTNNM is encoded by the coding sequence ATGCCAAGATTCTTTACTAATGAGATAGACGAGAATAATATAGTTCTCACGGGAAGCGACGCCAATCACATAGGGCGCTCCCTCCGCATGAGAGTGGGAGAGGCTGTGACGGTGTGCTGCAGCGGCGTGGACTACTGCTGTACTATCGGCAGCATAACCGCAGATTCCGTATATCTCGACCTTGTGGAGAAGCACAGATGCGCGGCAGAGCCCAATGTGGAAGTGACACTGTTTCAGGCTGTCCCCAAGCTTGACAAGCTGGAGTACATCATACAGAAAAGCGTAGAGCTTGGTGTGTCGCGGATAGTTCCCGTACTTACAAGGCGCTGTATTTCACGTCCCGATGAGAAGGACTTCGCCAAAAAGAAGCTGCCCCGACTTAACAAGATAGCCGAGGAAGCCGCAAAGCAGTCGGGCAGGGGACTGATCCCCGAAGTGACTCCTATGGTGGATCTCAGGGAAGCAATTGAGATGATGAAGCAGCTTGACCGCACCGTGCTCCTCTATGAGGAGGAGGGAGGCTGCTCCTTCGGAGACGTGGAGCTTTCGGGAGTCAGGACAGTTGGGCTCTTTATCGGCAGCGAGGGCGGATTCGACAGGGAAGAAGCGGAAATGGCGGTGAATTCAGGCGCAAAACAGGTCTGGCTGGGCAAGAGGATACTGCGTTGTGAAACTGCACCAATAACTGCCCTTTCAATTTTGATGTTTTTAACAAATAATATGTAA
- the typA gene encoding translational GTPase TypA — MIREDLRNIAIIAHVDHGKTTLVDEMLKQGGVFRENQAVAERVMDSNDIERERGITILAKNTSVMYNGTKINIIDTPGHADFGGEVERVLEMVDGVLLLVDAAEGPMPQTRFVLSKALEMGHKIIVVVNKIDRPDARLDEIGDEVLELLLDLDANEEQLESPLLFCSGRSGTASLSQYEAGTDLKPLFDTIINYIEPPKGEENDPLQMLISSIDYNEYVGRIGIGRIVRGKIAVNQQVTVCDYTGSKKNYNAKIVSLLQIQGLNRVPVQEAQMGDIVWISGIENITIGDTICATDAPDPLPFVKISEPTVEMTFSVNDSPFAGREGKFVTSRQLRERLFRELLKDVSLRVEETDSTDSFRVAGRGEMHLSILIENMRREGYELGVSTPRVLFKQDENGRKLEPIERLVIDVPEDCVGSVMEKIGARKGDMVDMHPQGSRMRIEFLIPARGLFGYKSEFLTDTKGEGIMSHVFDGYQPYKGDIERRNTGSLVSFETGEAVTYGLYNAQERGQLFITSGTPVYEGMIVGASPKTEDLVVNVCKKKHLTNTRASGSDDALRLVPPRILSLEDCLEFLADDELLEVTPESLRIRKRVLSNTQRAKDRSKKA, encoded by the coding sequence ATGATAAGAGAAGATTTAAGAAACATCGCCATTATCGCTCACGTTGACCACGGCAAGACCACTCTCGTTGACGAGATGCTCAAGCAGGGCGGCGTGTTCCGTGAGAATCAGGCTGTTGCAGAGCGTGTAATGGACTCAAACGACATCGAGAGGGAAAGAGGTATCACTATCCTTGCAAAGAATACCTCGGTAATGTACAACGGCACAAAGATAAATATCATCGACACCCCCGGCCATGCTGACTTCGGCGGCGAGGTAGAGCGTGTACTGGAAATGGTTGACGGCGTTCTCCTCCTTGTTGACGCAGCTGAGGGTCCTATGCCGCAGACACGTTTCGTGCTCTCAAAGGCTCTGGAAATGGGACACAAGATAATCGTAGTAGTTAACAAGATAGACCGTCCCGACGCCCGTCTTGACGAGATCGGCGACGAAGTTCTCGAGCTTCTCCTTGACCTTGACGCAAACGAGGAGCAGCTTGAGAGCCCCCTGCTTTTCTGCTCGGGCAGAAGCGGTACAGCTTCTCTCAGCCAGTATGAGGCAGGCACAGACCTGAAGCCCCTTTTCGACACTATCATCAACTACATCGAGCCTCCTAAGGGCGAGGAGAACGACCCGCTCCAGATGCTCATTTCCTCTATCGATTACAACGAGTACGTTGGACGTATCGGTATCGGCCGTATCGTAAGAGGCAAGATAGCCGTAAACCAGCAGGTAACAGTCTGTGATTACACAGGCTCAAAGAAGAACTACAACGCCAAGATAGTTTCACTTCTCCAGATACAGGGACTCAACCGTGTTCCCGTTCAGGAGGCTCAGATGGGCGATATCGTGTGGATATCGGGTATCGAGAACATCACTATCGGCGATACTATCTGCGCAACTGACGCTCCCGACCCGCTCCCGTTCGTAAAGATAAGCGAGCCTACCGTTGAGATGACATTCTCCGTAAACGACAGCCCATTCGCAGGACGCGAGGGTAAGTTCGTAACATCACGTCAGCTCCGCGAGAGACTTTTCAGGGAGCTCTTAAAGGACGTTTCTCTCCGCGTTGAGGAGACAGACTCCACAGACTCATTCCGTGTAGCAGGCAGAGGTGAGATGCACCTTTCTATCCTCATTGAAAATATGCGCCGTGAGGGCTATGAGCTGGGCGTATCAACTCCCCGCGTTCTCTTCAAGCAGGATGAGAACGGCAGAAAGCTCGAGCCTATCGAGCGCCTTGTTATCGACGTTCCCGAGGACTGCGTAGGCTCCGTAATGGAAAAGATAGGCGCACGCAAGGGCGATATGGTGGATATGCACCCACAGGGAAGCCGCATGCGTATCGAGTTCCTTATCCCTGCAAGAGGACTTTTCGGCTATAAGAGCGAGTTCCTTACAGATACAAAGGGCGAGGGCATCATGAGCCACGTATTCGACGGCTATCAGCCTTACAAGGGCGATATTGAGCGCAGAAACACAGGCTCTCTCGTTTCATTCGAGACAGGCGAGGCTGTAACATACGGTCTTTACAACGCTCAGGAGCGCGGACAGCTCTTCATCACATCTGGTACTCCCGTATATGAGGGCATGATCGTAGGAGCTTCACCAAAGACAGAGGACCTTGTTGTTAATGTCTGCAAGAAGAAGCACCTTACAAATACCCGTGCCAGCGGAAGCGACGACGCTCTCCGTCTTGTTCCTCCGAGAATACTCAGCCTTGAGGACTGCCTTGAATTCCTTGCAGATGACGAGCTCCTTGAGGTAACTCCCGAGTCTCTCCGTATCAGAAAGAGAGTCCTCAGCAATACTCAGAGAGCTAAGGACAGAAGCAAAAAGGCTTGA
- the guaB gene encoding IMP dehydrogenase, giving the protein MLTDMNSKFQKEGLTFDDVLLIPAESNVTPNMIQIGTQLTKTVHLNTPIMTAAMDTVTDSRMAIAIAREGGIGIIHKNMSIEQQAEEVDKVKRSENGVIVNPFSLTEDHIVADADELMGKYKISGVPIVDGNGKLMGIITNRDMRFLTDFNAKISEVMTKDNLITAPVGTTLAQAQEILRAHKIEKLPLVDENGILKGLITIKDIEKSVQYPNSARDSKGRLLCGAAIGVTANVLDRAKALIDAQADVLVLDSAHGHSANIIKCLKMVKEAFPEIPVIAGNIATAEAAEALIAAGADCLKVGIGPGSICTTRVVAGIGVPQITAVYDVACVAQKYGIPVIADGGIKYSGDIVKALAAGANVVMLGSLLAGCAEAPGETEIYQGRQFKVYRGMGSLGAMANGSKDRYFQEGAKKLVPEGVEGRVPFKGPVADTIFQLVGGIRSGMGYCGCVDIPTLHEKAKFIRITGAGLKESHPHDIYITKEAPNYSTQI; this is encoded by the coding sequence ATGCTGACCGACATGAACAGCAAATTTCAGAAGGAAGGTCTTACCTTCGACGATGTGCTGCTTATACCCGCTGAATCAAACGTTACGCCCAACATGATCCAGATCGGTACTCAGCTCACAAAAACCGTTCACCTCAACACCCCCATTATGACAGCCGCTATGGACACAGTTACCGATTCCCGTATGGCTATTGCCATTGCCCGTGAAGGCGGTATCGGTATTATCCACAAGAATATGTCCATTGAGCAGCAGGCTGAAGAGGTGGACAAGGTAAAGAGAAGTGAGAACGGCGTTATCGTGAATCCTTTCTCCCTCACCGAAGACCACATCGTTGCCGATGCGGACGAGCTTATGGGCAAGTACAAGATATCAGGCGTTCCGATAGTTGACGGAAACGGCAAGCTCATGGGTATCATCACCAACAGAGATATGCGCTTCCTCACAGACTTCAATGCCAAGATCTCAGAGGTAATGACTAAGGACAACCTTATCACTGCTCCCGTTGGTACTACTCTCGCTCAGGCTCAGGAGATCCTCCGTGCACACAAGATCGAAAAGCTCCCTCTCGTTGATGAGAACGGCATTCTCAAGGGACTTATCACAATAAAGGATATCGAAAAATCCGTTCAGTATCCTAACTCCGCCCGTGACAGCAAGGGCAGACTCCTCTGCGGTGCTGCTATCGGCGTTACAGCCAACGTTCTCGACAGAGCAAAGGCTCTTATCGACGCTCAGGCTGACGTACTTGTACTTGACTCAGCTCACGGTCACAGCGCAAACATCATCAAGTGCCTGAAAATGGTCAAGGAAGCATTCCCCGAGATACCTGTTATCGCAGGAAATATCGCTACAGCAGAGGCTGCCGAGGCTCTTATCGCAGCAGGTGCTGACTGCCTCAAGGTAGGTATCGGACCCGGTTCTATCTGTACTACCCGTGTAGTTGCAGGTATCGGTGTACCTCAGATCACTGCTGTTTATGACGTTGCATGTGTTGCTCAGAAGTACGGTATCCCCGTTATCGCTGACGGCGGTATCAAGTACTCGGGCGATATCGTAAAGGCTCTTGCAGCAGGCGCAAATGTAGTTATGCTCGGCTCGCTCCTTGCAGGCTGTGCAGAAGCTCCAGGTGAAACTGAGATATATCAGGGTCGTCAGTTCAAGGTATACAGAGGCATGGGCAGTCTCGGTGCTATGGCTAACGGCTCCAAGGACAGATATTTCCAGGAGGGCGCCAAGAAGCTGGTTCCCGAGGGCGTTGAGGGACGTGTTCCTTTCAAGGGTCCTGTTGCGGACACTATCTTCCAGCTTGTGGGCGGTATCCGTTCGGGTATGGGATACTGCGGCTGCGTAGACATTCCTACGCTCCACGAGAAGGCTAAGTTCATACGCATCACAGGTGCAGGACTTAAAGAGAGCCACCCGCATGATATCTATATCACCAAGGAAGCTCCTAACTATTCAACACAGATATGA
- a CDS encoding leucine-rich repeat protein, with protein MKRLISFAAAALLFFAAAPAVTSYAEKKDESKDFYYQKTDNNEICVTDCVNTDIKELMIPETIDGLPVTSIGKNAFFHLEEMTSCVIPDSVTSINKQTFVGCPKLTTVSIGSGVSSIGEYSFADSLNLTSFTVSKDNPTYSSVDGCLFNKSGDTLILYAGSSKAVVPDKTKTIADFAFFERADITSVTIPDSVKTIGENAFSGCLELRSVDIPDSVTTLSARCFMSCTSLSKVRIGSGVTAIPDKCFLSCTALNNIIIPDNITSIGYEAFYSCAGLSGIKLPKSVTSIGENALGRRYNTYTGSTQNIPNFVIKGEKGSAAEKYASDCGIIFGTRICQKGDVTGDGIIDAVDASAVLTEYALISTGSPLSFNAEQNIAADYDDNGTANAVDASLILEKYAENAVKH; from the coding sequence ATGAAAAGGCTGATATCCTTTGCCGCAGCTGCCCTGCTTTTCTTTGCAGCAGCTCCCGCAGTTACTTCATATGCCGAAAAAAAGGATGAAAGCAAGGATTTCTATTACCAAAAAACCGATAATAATGAGATATGCGTAACAGACTGCGTAAACACTGACATCAAGGAACTGATGATCCCCGAGACCATAGACGGACTGCCTGTTACCTCTATCGGCAAAAATGCATTTTTTCACCTTGAGGAGATGACCTCATGTGTTATTCCCGACAGTGTTACGTCAATAAACAAGCAGACATTCGTAGGCTGTCCCAAGCTGACCACCGTAAGCATTGGCAGCGGTGTCTCTTCCATAGGAGAGTACTCATTTGCCGATTCTCTTAATCTCACATCATTCACCGTCAGCAAGGATAATCCCACATATTCTTCCGTTGACGGCTGCCTTTTCAATAAGAGCGGTGATACTCTTATTCTCTATGCAGGCAGCAGCAAGGCGGTGGTGCCCGACAAAACAAAAACCATCGCCGATTTCGCTTTCTTTGAAAGAGCGGATATCACTTCGGTAACTATCCCCGACTCGGTGAAGACTATTGGTGAAAATGCCTTTTCGGGCTGCCTTGAACTGAGATCAGTGGATATCCCCGACTCGGTAACTACACTCAGCGCAAGGTGTTTCATGAGCTGCACATCACTTTCAAAGGTGCGCATAGGAAGCGGAGTGACTGCCATTCCCGACAAATGCTTCCTCTCCTGTACAGCTCTCAACAACATCATTATCCCCGACAATATCACAAGCATCGGCTATGAAGCCTTTTACAGCTGCGCAGGTCTCAGCGGTATAAAGCTACCCAAAAGCGTGACTTCCATCGGCGAAAACGCATTGGGAAGAAGATACAATACCTACACGGGTTCCACACAGAATATCCCGAATTTCGTAATAAAGGGCGAAAAGGGCTCTGCTGCCGAAAAGTACGCATCGGACTGCGGTATCATCTTCGGCACGAGGATATGTCAGAAGGGCGACGTCACAGGCGACGGCATTATCGACGCGGTGGACGCTTCTGCTGTACTCACCGAGTACGCTCTTATCTCCACGGGCAGTCCCCTGTCGTTCAATGCTGAGCAGAACATTGCCGCCGACTATGACGACAACGGCACGGCAAACGCAGTTGACGCTTCGCTGATACTTGAAAAATACGCGGAAAACGCCGTAAAGCACTGA
- a CDS encoding amidohydrolase, with protein MLIYNAEIHTMGPLGVIKDGWIDIQNGKIKNVGSGFLPRDDKDSIDAKGGMLLPGFIDAHNHLGIIEDGLDFEGDDCNESTDPFTPQMRAVDGINPFDRCFEEARMRGITAAASSPGSANACGGEIAAVKTYGRRVDDMLIRSCGIKFALGENPKNVYNGREETPITRMAITALIREGLYKARRYVHDMDSYYSDSENYDPPEYDIKCEALMPLLERKEKAFFHCHRADDICTAMRIAKEFSLDAVIIHGTEGHKIADIIAEENIPVICGPVICDRCKPEMRGLELKNASVLHDSGVKIAICTDHTVIPIQYLPLSAQAAVKGGLDFDEALKTLTVYPAEILGIDDTTGSLTEGKDADLQLYRKGDNPLDLMSEPVLVMVNGNICRREV; from the coding sequence ATGCTTATTTATAACGCTGAGATCCATACCATGGGTCCCTTAGGAGTAATAAAAGACGGCTGGATAGATATCCAAAACGGCAAAATAAAAAACGTGGGCAGCGGTTTTCTGCCCCGTGACGATAAGGACAGCATAGACGCAAAGGGCGGTATGCTCCTCCCCGGATTCATCGACGCCCACAATCACCTTGGCATAATCGAGGACGGTCTGGACTTTGAGGGCGATGACTGCAACGAGTCCACAGACCCCTTCACTCCGCAGATGAGAGCCGTTGACGGTATCAATCCCTTTGACCGCTGCTTTGAGGAAGCCCGTATGCGCGGGATCACCGCGGCGGCTTCAAGTCCCGGAAGCGCCAATGCCTGCGGCGGTGAGATAGCCGCTGTAAAAACATATGGCAGACGCGTGGACGATATGCTCATAAGAAGCTGCGGCATCAAATTCGCTCTGGGCGAGAACCCCAAGAACGTCTACAACGGACGCGAGGAGACTCCCATAACCCGTATGGCGATAACCGCTCTCATACGCGAGGGACTTTACAAAGCCCGCCGCTATGTTCACGATATGGACAGCTATTACTCCGACAGCGAGAACTACGACCCGCCTGAGTATGATATCAAGTGCGAAGCCCTCATGCCCCTGCTTGAGCGCAAGGAAAAGGCTTTCTTCCACTGCCACCGTGCCGACGATATCTGCACGGCTATGCGCATTGCCAAGGAGTTCAGCCTTGACGCCGTAATTATCCACGGAACAGAGGGTCACAAGATAGCCGACATCATCGCCGAGGAGAATATCCCCGTCATATGCGGTCCCGTTATCTGCGACCGCTGCAAGCCCGAAATGCGCGGACTTGAACTGAAAAACGCCTCAGTCCTCCACGACAGCGGCGTAAAGATAGCTATCTGCACAGACCATACCGTTATCCCAATACAGTACCTCCCCCTCTCCGCACAGGCTGCGGTAAAGGGCGGACTTGACTTTGACGAGGCGCTGAAAACTCTCACTGTTTATCCTGCCGAGATACTCGGCATAGACGATACCACAGGCTCTCTCACAGAGGGAAAGGACGCGGATTTACAGCTCTACAGAAAGGGCGACAATCCACTCGACCTCATGTCCGAGCCCGTACTCGTTATGGTAAACGGCAATATCTGCCGCAGGGAGGTTTAA
- a CDS encoding shikimate kinase: MTVFLCGFMGCGKSTIGKLAAKKLGCGFCDTDDLIVRTLEMTIPEIFEKKGEPFFRQTEAEIVKSLCGKTTVAACGGGAMLNPDTAKAAKDAGAAVVFLDVPFEVCYERIKDDTNRPIVVKSTKEELETLYNSRRDVYLAHSTIRLECNGSPVENAEKIAAILRK; the protein is encoded by the coding sequence ATGACTGTATTTTTATGCGGCTTTATGGGCTGCGGAAAATCAACTATAGGAAAGCTTGCGGCAAAGAAACTGGGCTGCGGCTTCTGCGACACGGACGACCTCATCGTCCGCACTCTTGAAATGACTATCCCCGAGATATTTGAGAAAAAGGGCGAGCCCTTCTTCCGTCAGACCGAGGCCGAGATAGTCAAGTCCCTCTGCGGCAAGACCACTGTTGCTGCCTGCGGCGGCGGTGCCATGCTCAATCCCGATACCGCAAAGGCTGCAAAGGACGCAGGTGCGGCTGTGGTATTCCTCGATGTTCCCTTTGAGGTATGCTACGAGCGCATAAAGGACGACACAAACCGTCCTATCGTTGTAAAATCCACAAAGGAGGAGCTGGAGACTCTCTACAACTCACGCAGAGACGTTTATCTTGCACACTCCACCATAAGACTGGAATGTAACGGCAGCCCCGTTGAAAATGCGGAAAAGATAGCTGCTATCCTGAGAAAGTGA
- a CDS encoding GNAT family N-acetyltransferase, translating to MIRPAKAGDASRIAEMIITNYRVNFYPFFRNDEFYFSELNVVDMAAEYTEGSEELTNTYVYDDGGVIKGIIRVNGTEVVKLYVEPQFQNSGIGAELLGFAVEKFGADNLWALEYNERGIAFYKRHGFELTGEKMMEDEWVPLVKLVRIKQK from the coding sequence ATGATACGCCCCGCAAAGGCAGGCGACGCTTCACGCATCGCCGAGATGATCATAACCAACTACCGCGTGAACTTCTACCCCTTTTTCCGCAACGATGAGTTCTATTTCTCTGAGCTGAACGTTGTGGATATGGCGGCGGAGTACACCGAGGGCTCGGAGGAGCTGACAAACACCTATGTCTACGACGACGGCGGCGTTATCAAGGGCATTATCCGCGTAAACGGCACGGAGGTGGTCAAGCTCTACGTTGAGCCTCAGTTCCAGAACAGCGGCATAGGCGCAGAGCTTCTCGGCTTTGCCGTTGAGAAATTCGGTGCGGACAACCTCTGGGCGCTGGAATACAATGAACGCGGCATCGCCTTTTACAAGCGTCACGGCTTCGAGCTCACAGGCGAGAAGATGATGGAGGACGAATGGGTGCCGCTGGTTAAGCTTGTTCGCATCAAGCAGAAATAA